From the genome of Mya arenaria isolate MELC-2E11 chromosome 5, ASM2691426v1:
tcgGTGAAACCTATGTTCGATTATTCTGCTCGGAAATTTGAACGCATTTTGAGAGATTAAAATAAGGgatacaattttaattttcatatttacaaaacaaacaaatactcGCAAAATTATAAGACAAAGTAAAACATGACATGATTGTTCGGCAGTAATCAAAGAACGCGTGTAAGAATGTAAGAAATCGAGTTTTTCATGCAaggctttgaaaataaaagcgCAAGTCTTGGTTTATGaactatattttcaaaactaatCTTGTGAGCTTTTATACTATCAGTCTCAGCCGAATTGAAGTAGATTTACGCGTTCATTCCAATGCCGTGTGACGTCATATTGTAATGTTCCTGGAATCATGTAGTCCAGAGCccggaaaataaacatttctgttttagtgaaATTTATTGAGTATTTGATTTTCGCTTTATCGCTATTACTTCTTTAGGATGatttcgtgtatttaatactaatgttatgGTTTCAGTAGTGAATGTCTAAATTTAGCTagtaaatcataaattgatACGAAAGAAGTTATATTCTTAATGGTTATCTACTTTTTCTAAAGATTGATCAACTTGACACCCCTAGTCTGTAAtgtaagttatatataatggtttcacGCATAGGGTTTGTTAAAATGGACCATTCCATTTTGGTCTCGTGATGTTAGGGTATATAATCAGCGAAAGGCATAGAAATGGTTAGTTCGTGTCTCGACGCCGATGGGAGAACATCAAGTTAATATATAGGGAAACTTTTAAGTATCTTTGTGTACTGTTAAGGGcgggttctgaactattggaggctaggagaattaaagtgaagcattgcgctacagcttctagtttccaggttcgaacatccgtggggtttctttttggcctcttagtaagcctggatcattgcgatacagacggaacagggtcaatggtttgattccccgtaaaAGCTATACACTTATGACTGCAGGTGTCgctgatatattgtgattggtttatgAACGTATTGTATGCTGGTCCTGTCGAAGTTATAACATAGGtgttgtagtgtttctgtttgttcgTTCTTGGTTTTGGGATAATTAAACATTGGTTTTtgaaccataataattatttccaatcatttggttttgtaagcaatcattgttaatcacgtgtatatattactgatttgatatttaattgtaGGGACAATGCAGTCCGAGAATAGATGTgtagtttaatttaaggtagcgTGTCCGAGCTAGCTAGGGAAGAAACGTTACAATATATCGTGACGTATgataaacacattaaaaaatagCCACTGCATTATATGaaacacaacattgatatttgtgttGTCGGTTTTCTCCGTGAATTAATGATGTTAGTTAcatgttatattgtttgttcgagtataattaaatcaaattgcTGTGTGGGTAACAGAacgattgaaaaaaacaacaccgtGAAAATGTTAACCAATAATACGCGAATGGTGGTGGCTGGAGGGTGGTTAAATTGCATGAAGATAATTTTTAGTACCTTCGATTACatcaaatattcttatttatggaaatattaatcCTTGGTATGTTTACTTTAACACAAAGCGTTTATTTAGCCATTTATTTGTACCCATACCATATAATATACTTGGTTAGTTTAGGCTAAGCTTGAAGCCACAGAAAGATAAAATGTtcttaatacaatataaacgtcatcgttgtaaactttcagatCGGTATTGctcattttacacattttttcaCATGCTGTATCAAACTGCATTTTCTATAAACACAGATGATTTTTTCTCTTTGGTATATACTCGTAACTAGATTATGTATTTCAGAGACGTTCAGGTTGCTTGGCATAGtaaagggttagggttaggggtTAGGGTTAGTACCCTAGTAAAGGACTTGCCATTGTCTCTGTGTGTGAAGTTTCGAGACATTGCGCTGCATGTTCAGTCTCGAAGTAGCGCTGCACGTTCCTTCTCGACGTAGCGCTGCACGATCCTTCTCGACGTAGCGCTACACATTCCTTCTCGACGTAGCGCTGCACGTTCCTTCTCGATGTAGCGCTGCATGTCCTTCTAGACGTAGCGCTGCACGTCCTTCTCGACGTAGCGCTGCACGTTCCTTCTCGACGTAGCGCTGCACGTTCCTTCTCGACGTAGCTGCACGTTCCTTCTCGACGTAGCGCTGCACGTTCCTTCTCGACGTAGCGCTGCACGTTCCTTCTAGACGTAGCGCTGCACGTTCCTTCTCGACGTAGCGCTGCCCGTTCCTTCTCGACGTAGCGCTGCCCGTTCCTTCTCGACGTAGCGCTGCACGTTCCTTCTCGACGTAGCGCTGCCCGTTCCTTCTCGACGTAGCGCTGCACGTTCCTTCTAGACGTAGCGCTGCACGTTCCTTCTAGACGTAGCGTTCCTTCTCGACGTAGCGCTGCACGTTCCTTCTAGACGTAGCGCTGCACGTTCCTTCTCTACGTAGCGCTGCACGTTCCTTCTCGACGTAGCGCTGCCCGTTCCTTCTCGACGTAGCGCTGCACGTTCCTTCTCGACGTAGCGCTGCCCGTTCCTTCTCGACGTAGCGCTGCACGTTCCTTCTAGACGTAGCGCTGCACGTTCCTTCTCGACGTAGCGCTGCCCGTTCCTTCTAGACGTAGCACTGCACGTGCTTCTAGACGTAGCGCTGCACGTTCCTTCTAGACGTAGCGCTGCACGTTCCTTCTAGACGTAGCGCTGCACGTTCCTTCTTGACATAGCCCTGCATGTTCCTTCTAAACGAGGCGCTGCACGTTCCTTCTTAACAAGGCGCTGCACGTTCCTTCTTAACATAGCGCTCTGCACGTTCCTTCTTAACATAGAGCTGCACGTTCTTTCTTAACATGGCGCTACACGTCCTTCCTGACATGGTGCTACACGTCCTTCCTGACATGGTGCTACATGTCCTTCCTGACATGGTGCTACACGTTCTTTCTAAACATGGCGCTGCACGTTTCTTCAAGACATGGCGCTACAAGTTCTTTCTTGACATGGAGCTGCAAGTTTCTTTAAAACATGTCGCTTGACGTTCTTTCTTGACATGGTACTTCACGTCCTTTCTTGAAATGGCACTGCACGTTCCTCAAGACATGGCCCTGCACGTTCTTTATTGACATGGTGCTTCAAGTTCTTTCTTAACATGGCGCTGCACATTTATTCTTGACATGATGCTGCACGTTCTTTCTTGACATGGGGCTATATGTTATTTCTTAACATGGCGCTGCACATTTATTCTTGACATGGCGCTAGACGTTCTTTCTTGACATGGCGCTCTACGATCTTTCTTGACATAATGCTTCACGTTCTTTCTTTAAATGGCGCTGCGCGTTTAACAAGAATGGCGCTACACGTTCTTTCTTGACATGGCGCTACACGTTCTTTCTTGACATAGTGCTACACGTTTTTTCTTGACATGGCGCTTCACGTTCTTTCTTGACATGGCACTACACGTTCCTTCTTGAAATGGCGCTGCGCGTTTAACAAGAATGGCGCTACAAGTTCCTTCTTGACATGGCGCTACACGTTCTTTCTTGACATAATGCTTCACGTTTTTTCTTGACTTGTCGCTACACGTTCTTTCTTGACATGGCGCTACACGTTCTTTCTTTAAATGGCGCTGCGCGTTTAACAAGAATGGCGCTACACGTTCTTTCTTGACCTGGCGCTACACGTTCTTTCTTTAAATGGCGCTGCGCGTTTAACAAGAATGGCGCTACACGTTCTTTCTTGACATGGCGCTACACGTTCTTTCTTGACATAGCGCTACACGTTTTTTCTTGACATGGCGCTGTACGTTCTTTCTTGACATGGCACTACACGTTCCTTCTTGAAATGGCGCTGCGCGTTTAACAAGAATGGCGCTACAAGTTCTTTCTTGACATGGCGCTACACGTTCTTTCTTGACATAATGCTTCACGTTTTTTCTTTACATGTCCCTACACGTTCTTTCTTGACATTGCGCTTCACGTTCTTCATTGACATGGCGCTGCATGTTCTTTCTTGACGTGGCGCTGCACGTTTTTTCTTGACATGGCGCTGCACGTTTTTTCAAGACATGGCGCTACAAGTTCTTTCTTGACATGGCGCTGCACGTTTTTTCAAGACATGGCGCTACAAGTTCTTTCTTGACATGGCGCTGCACGTTCTTCCATGACATAGCGCTGCACGTTCTTTCTTGACATGATGCTGCACGTTCTTTCTTGGCATGGCGCTACACGTATTTTCTTGAAATGGCGCTACACGTTCTTTCTTGTCATGGTGCTACACGTTCTTTCTAAACATGGTGCTACACGTTCTTCCTGACATGGCGCTACACATTCTTTCTTGACATGGCGCTACACGTCCTTCCTGACATTGTGCTACACGTCCTTCCTGACATGGTGCTACACGTTCTTTCTAAACATGGCGCTGCACGTTTCTTCAAGACATGGCGCTACAAAATCTTTCTTGACATGGCGCTGCACGATTCTTCAACACATGTCGCTTGACGTTCTTTCTTGACATGGTACTTCACGTCCTTTCTTGAAATGGTACTGCACGTTCCTCAAGACATGGCCCTGCACGTTCTTTATTGACATGGTGCTACAAGTTCTTTCTTAACATGGCGTTGCACATTTATTCTTGACATGATGCTGCACGTTCTTTCTTGACATGGGGCTATATGTTATTTCTTAACATGGCGCTGCACATTTGTTCTTGACATGGCGCTAGACGTTCTTTCTTGACATGGCGCTCTACGTTCTTTCTTGACATAATGCTTCACGTTTTTTCTTGACATGTCGCTTGATGTTGTTTCTTGACATGGCGCTTCACGTCCTTTCTTGAAATGGCACTGCACGTTCCTCAAGACATGGCACTGCACGTTCTTTCTTGACATGGCGCTATATGTTCTTTCTTAACATGGCGCTGCACATTTATTCTTGACATGATGCTGCACGTTCTTTCTTTACATGGCGCTATATGTTCTTTCTTAACATGGCGCTGCACATTTATTCTTGACATGGCGATAGACGTTCTTTCTTGACATGGCGCTCTACGTTCTTTCTTGACATAATGCTTCACGTTTTTTCTTGACTTGTCGCTACACGTTCTTTCTTGACATGGCGCTACACGTTCTTTCTTTAAATGGCGCTGCGCGTTTAACAAGAATGGCGCTACACATTCTTTCTTGACATGGCGCTACACGTTCTTTCTTTAAATGGCGCTGCGCGTTTAACAAGAATGGCGCTACACGTTCTTTCTTGACATGGCGCTACACGTTCTTTCTTGACATAGCGCTACACGTTTTTTCTTGACATGGCGCTTCACGTTCTTTCTTGACATGGCACTACACGTTCCTTCTTGAAATGGCGCTGCGCGTTTAACAAGAATGGCGCTACAAGTTCTTTCTTGACATGGCGCTACACGTTCTTTCTTGACCTGGCGCTACACGTTCTTTCTTGACATGGCGCTACACGTTCTTTCTTGACATGGCgctacatgtttgtttttttcaagacaTGGTGCTACACGTTCTTTCTTGACATGGCGCTGCACGTGTCTTCAATGCATGAGGCTGCACGTTCATTCTGGACATGGCGCTGCACGTTTCTTAAAGGCATTGCGTTACACGTTATTTCTTGACATGGCACTGCACGTTTCTTGAAGGCATGGAGCTACACGTTTTTTCTTGTCATGGCGCTGCATGTTTCTTCAAGACATGGTGCTGCACGTTCCTTCTCGACACGACGCTACACGTTCCTTCTCTACATGGCCCTTCACGttctttattgacattttgcTACGCGTTCTTTCTTGATATGGCGCTGCACGTTTCTTCGACACATGGCGTTGCACGTTCTATCTTGACATGGGGCTGCACGTTTCTTCGACACATGGCGTTGCACGTTCTATCTTGACATGGGGCTGCACGTTTCTTCAGGAGATGGCGCTACAGATT
Proteins encoded in this window:
- the LOC128235812 gene encoding salivary glue protein Sgs-3-like, with protein sequence MSGRTCSTMSGRTCSTMSGRTCSAMLRKNVQLYVKKERAERYKERAALRREGTLRLEGTCSATSRRNVQRYVEKERAALRREGTCSATSRRNGQRYVEKERAALRREGTCSATSRRNVQRYVEKERAALRREGTCSYVEKERAALRREGTCSATSRRTCSATSRRTCSATSRRNVQRYVEKECVALRREGSCSATSRRNVQRYFETEHAAQCLETSHTETMASPLLGY